The following are from one region of the Geoalkalibacter subterraneus genome:
- a CDS encoding cation acetate symporter yields the protein MIYAQSPLAIGLFLSFVLLVLGLSFYLGRRTTSSSGYYAAGGNVHWFTNGIAFAGDYLSAASFLGICGMIATAGYDGWMYAIGYLAGWMVALFLVAEPMKRLGKYTFTDALDSKFNSKSIQLMAAISTLVVSVFYLIPQMVGAGTLVTPLLGLPHYAGVIIVGVVVTIIVASAGMASTTMVQFLKGGLLLIFSTILVISVLFRGLSTTPENDGKPYHEFATLQANVENGRLIVDDPAYNVPANWRDSELAEAGFVKLTQNGIESIWHIQENPQGGYVLEEALFQAQLNDGTRIYNGAPAEEGRFFPVGHMKEINMGGETVMQTGAIGPLAFLRTIQDSTIVLWGTKHVLTPEGYYSIYYQKPTPGSHILRPGLKFKVDNATTAEKFNFFSLMLALFCGTAALPHILIRYYTVPSQAAARKSTLVAIAAIGFFYILTLFMGLGAMTNGVVNIMDNNMSAPLLALSFGVILFAIISSIAFATVLGTVSGLIVAASGAVAHDLMDNFFGMKMQDKNKVLTAKIAAVCIGVIAIYLGIVFEGMNVSFLVGWAFAIAASANLPAILMLLFWKRTTAQGVAASILVGIVSSLGLILLSPDMYVRYGLLPSDAPISFNSPAAISIPLSFLALVVISLLTKRVEVAEDSTENAHA from the coding sequence ATGATCTACGCACAATCCCCCCTGGCCATCGGCCTCTTTCTCAGTTTTGTTCTCCTGGTGCTTGGCCTCTCCTTCTACCTGGGGCGTCGCACCACATCCTCTTCGGGCTATTACGCCGCCGGAGGGAACGTCCACTGGTTTACCAACGGGATCGCCTTTGCCGGCGACTATCTTTCGGCTGCCAGCTTCCTCGGCATCTGCGGCATGATCGCTACCGCCGGCTACGATGGCTGGATGTACGCCATCGGCTACCTCGCGGGCTGGATGGTCGCCCTGTTCCTGGTGGCTGAACCGATGAAGCGTCTTGGCAAATACACCTTTACAGACGCCCTTGATTCCAAGTTCAACTCCAAGAGCATCCAGTTGATGGCAGCGATCAGCACCTTGGTTGTTTCGGTTTTCTACCTGATCCCTCAGATGGTCGGCGCGGGCACACTCGTCACTCCACTGCTGGGCCTTCCCCATTATGCTGGAGTCATTATCGTCGGCGTGGTCGTCACCATCATTGTCGCCAGCGCCGGCATGGCATCCACCACAATGGTGCAGTTCCTCAAAGGAGGCCTGCTGCTAATCTTCTCGACCATTCTGGTGATCTCCGTTCTGTTCCGGGGCTTGTCCACCACCCCTGAAAACGACGGCAAACCCTACCATGAATTCGCGACCTTGCAGGCCAACGTGGAAAACGGTCGCCTGATCGTAGATGATCCGGCATACAACGTTCCGGCCAACTGGCGCGATTCCGAACTTGCCGAGGCAGGGTTTGTCAAACTGACCCAAAACGGCATCGAATCGATCTGGCACATCCAGGAGAACCCTCAAGGCGGCTATGTCCTTGAAGAAGCTCTTTTCCAGGCCCAGCTCAATGACGGCACACGTATTTACAACGGCGCGCCCGCTGAAGAAGGGCGTTTCTTTCCCGTCGGCCACATGAAAGAGATCAACATGGGCGGTGAAACCGTGATGCAGACCGGCGCCATTGGCCCCCTGGCCTTTCTGCGCACCATCCAGGACAGCACCATCGTTCTGTGGGGCACCAAGCATGTCCTGACCCCCGAGGGCTACTACAGCATCTATTACCAGAAACCAACCCCGGGCTCCCATATCCTCCGTCCGGGCCTCAAATTCAAAGTGGACAATGCGACCACTGCCGAGAAGTTCAACTTTTTCTCCCTGATGCTGGCTCTATTCTGCGGTACCGCAGCATTGCCCCACATTCTGATCCGCTACTACACGGTACCCAGCCAGGCGGCTGCACGTAAATCGACCCTAGTGGCCATCGCAGCCATCGGCTTCTTCTATATTCTGACCCTGTTCATGGGCCTTGGCGCCATGACCAATGGCGTCGTCAACATCATGGATAACAACATGTCGGCGCCTCTGCTTGCACTGTCTTTTGGGGTTATCCTGTTTGCCATCATCTCCTCGATTGCCTTTGCCACCGTCCTTGGTACGGTTTCGGGCCTGATCGTGGCGGCATCCGGGGCGGTCGCCCATGACCTGATGGACAACTTCTTCGGCATGAAAATGCAGGACAAGAACAAGGTTCTGACGGCCAAAATCGCCGCTGTCTGTATTGGCGTAATTGCCATATACCTGGGCATCGTGTTCGAGGGCATGAACGTCAGCTTCCTGGTCGGTTGGGCCTTTGCCATCGCCGCTTCGGCCAATCTGCCGGCAATCCTCATGCTGCTGTTCTGGAAACGGACCACGGCGCAGGGGGTTGCGGCCTCAATCTTGGTGGGCATCGTCTCATCACTTGGCCTGATTTTGCTTTCGCCTGACATGTATGTACGTTATGGCCTGTTGCCCTCTGACGCGCCAATTTCCTTCAACAGCCCGGCAGCCATTTCCATTCCGTTGAGCTTCCTCGCCCTGGTGGTGATTTCACTGCTGACCAAGCGCGTTGAAGTGGCGGAAGATTCCACCGAGAACGCACACGCCTAA
- a CDS encoding chemotaxis protein CheW produces the protein MARANDRLEMNEGFGDAEDTQKDKYLTFHLANEDYGIEIRYVTEIIGIQKITEVPDMPEFVKGVINLRGKVIPVMDVRTRFMLPPLEYNDRTCIIVVNVNGTAVGLVVDEVSEVADIPESNIEPPPRSTRAAASHYIQGMGKIGEDVKILLDVTCLLYDESMLQTAGAQGAELF, from the coding sequence ATGGCGCGAGCAAATGACCGACTTGAGATGAACGAAGGCTTCGGAGACGCCGAGGATACTCAGAAAGACAAATACCTCACCTTTCACCTGGCCAACGAAGATTACGGAATCGAGATCCGTTATGTGACTGAAATTATAGGCATTCAAAAGATTACCGAAGTTCCTGACATGCCTGAATTCGTCAAAGGCGTGATCAATCTGCGCGGTAAGGTGATTCCGGTTATGGACGTTCGCACCCGTTTCATGCTGCCCCCCCTGGAATACAACGACCGCACCTGCATCATCGTGGTCAACGTCAATGGGACAGCCGTCGGGCTGGTCGTCGATGAAGTGAGTGAGGTTGCAGACATCCCCGAATCCAACATCGAGCCGCCACCACGCTCTACGCGCGCCGCTGCCAGTCACTACATTCAGGGCATGGGCAAAATCGGCGAAGACGTCAAGATTCTGCTTGATGTCACCTGCCTGCTGTACGATGAAAGCATGCTGCAGACCGCAGGAGCACAGGGAGCCGAGCTTTTCTGA
- a CDS encoding YebC/PmpR family DNA-binding transcriptional regulator: MAGHSKWANIKHRKGAQDAKRGKVFTKLIKEITIAARIGGGEIETNPRLRLAIDKAKQANMPKDNIDRAIKKGTGDLDGVTYEEGFFEGYGPGGVAVMVEFMTDNRTRTVADVRHIFSKHGGNLGVNGSVSFLFERKGLISFSTDNDFEAIFEAALEAGAEDVKDEGDSYEVLTAPENYMEVRDVLGENGLKWENAEVTMIPQTMVQLDGKQAEQMLKLMDKLEDNDDVQNVYANFDISDEEIARIMG; encoded by the coding sequence ATGGCAGGACATAGTAAATGGGCGAACATCAAACACCGTAAAGGGGCCCAGGACGCAAAACGCGGCAAAGTTTTCACCAAACTGATCAAAGAGATCACCATCGCCGCCCGCATCGGCGGCGGAGAGATCGAGACCAATCCCCGGCTGCGGCTGGCGATCGACAAGGCCAAACAGGCCAACATGCCCAAGGACAATATCGACCGGGCCATTAAAAAAGGAACCGGCGATCTCGACGGCGTGACCTATGAAGAAGGCTTCTTCGAGGGTTATGGCCCCGGCGGCGTTGCCGTCATGGTCGAATTCATGACCGACAACCGCACCCGCACCGTGGCCGATGTGCGCCATATCTTCAGCAAGCACGGCGGAAATCTCGGGGTCAACGGCTCGGTGTCGTTTCTGTTCGAGCGAAAAGGCCTGATCTCCTTTTCCACCGACAATGATTTCGAGGCCATTTTCGAAGCCGCCCTGGAAGCCGGAGCAGAAGACGTCAAAGACGAAGGCGATTCCTATGAGGTGCTGACCGCCCCGGAAAACTACATGGAAGTGCGTGACGTTCTGGGTGAGAACGGTCTTAAGTGGGAGAATGCCGAAGTTACTATGATCCCCCAGACCATGGTGCAGCTTGACGGCAAGCAGGCCGAACAGATGCTGAAACTGATGGATAAGCTCGAGGATAACGACGACGTCCAGAACGTCTACGCCAACTTCGACATTTCCGATGAGGAAATCGCCCGCATCATGGGCTGA
- the ruvC gene encoding crossover junction endodeoxyribonuclease RuvC, giving the protein MRILGIDPGSRATGWGLIEKQGNRLLHIDNGVITTRASEPLGDRLGTIYQHLSKVITGYAPTAVAVEEIFMAKNARSALKLGHARGVALLAGFNHDLPIAEYSALQVKSAVVGYGRADKKQIQEMVRILLKLPEIAQEDASDALAVAICHAHSAGINQRIAGSGGPNSR; this is encoded by the coding sequence ATGCGAATTCTCGGCATTGATCCCGGCAGTCGCGCCACGGGATGGGGACTGATCGAAAAGCAGGGCAACCGCCTGCTGCATATCGATAACGGCGTCATTACAACCCGTGCAAGCGAACCGCTGGGCGATCGCCTCGGCACGATCTACCAACACCTGTCCAAGGTCATCACAGGCTACGCTCCCACAGCTGTTGCAGTCGAAGAGATTTTCATGGCCAAAAACGCCCGCTCCGCCCTTAAGCTCGGGCATGCGCGAGGGGTGGCTCTGCTGGCTGGGTTCAACCACGACCTGCCGATTGCCGAGTACAGCGCGTTGCAGGTCAAGAGTGCGGTGGTCGGTTACGGGCGAGCCGACAAAAAGCAGATCCAGGAGATGGTTCGCATTTTGCTGAAACTGCCCGAGATCGCTCAGGAAGATGCTTCGGACGCTCTGGCCGTCGCCATCTGCCATGCCCACAGCGCCGGCATCAATCAGCGCATTGCAGGCTCCGGCGGCCCAAACAGCCGCTAG
- the ruvA gene encoding Holliday junction branch migration protein RuvA, whose product MIALLTGTIAYKSLEHVILDVGGVGYRVVVPLSTFYELPDTGTTTLHIHTHVKEDMLALYGFLTSREKEMFILLLGVSGVGPKLAVNILSNIPAADLSDALMNQDVKRLSAIPGIGKKTAERLSLELKDKIARMSPEGPRPTPQRVHASDGACLDDVLSALVNLGYKENQARKVLESLEIPPETHLEDVLKGALKILMK is encoded by the coding sequence ATGATCGCGCTGCTGACCGGGACAATCGCCTACAAATCTCTTGAGCATGTCATTCTCGACGTGGGCGGGGTGGGGTACCGTGTCGTGGTCCCCCTGTCGACCTTCTACGAGCTTCCCGACACCGGCACTACTACTCTGCATATTCACACCCATGTCAAAGAAGATATGCTCGCCCTGTACGGCTTCCTGACCTCCCGGGAAAAAGAGATGTTTATCCTGCTGCTCGGCGTATCAGGGGTTGGCCCCAAACTTGCGGTCAATATTCTTTCCAACATCCCTGCCGCCGACCTCAGCGACGCCCTGATGAACCAGGATGTGAAACGGCTTTCAGCCATTCCCGGCATCGGCAAAAAGACTGCCGAGAGGCTCTCTCTTGAACTCAAGGACAAGATTGCACGCATGTCCCCAGAGGGGCCGCGTCCCACCCCTCAGCGGGTTCATGCATCGGATGGAGCCTGTCTGGACGATGTCCTGTCCGCCCTGGTCAATCTGGGCTACAAAGAGAACCAGGCCCGCAAGGTGCTCGAATCCCTTGAGATCCCGCCGGAAACACACCTGGAGGATGTTCTCAAAGGCGCCTTGAAGATCCTGATGAAATAA
- the ruvB gene encoding Holliday junction branch migration DNA helicase RuvB, with protein sequence MEDRLISPQTTGEEIRIEATLRPRYLREYVGQEKAKENLEIFIQAARSRHEALDHVLFYGPPGLGKTTLANIIASEMGVNIKSTSGPVIEKPGDLAAILTNLEEGDVLFIDEIHRLSPVVEEILYPAMEDYQLDIIIGQGPSARTVKLDIPRFTLVGATTRAGLLSSPLRDRFGVIARLEFYTPEDLTRIIRRSADILEIETEADGAYEIARRSRGTPRIANRLLRRVRDFAEVKGKGIITHDIADKALERLEVDKRGFDHMDNLILLTIIEKFSGGPVGLDTLAAAVGEEKDTIEEVIEPYLIQQGYLNRTPRGRKATALAYRHLQRLPPENDRQDGLFS encoded by the coding sequence ATGGAAGATCGCCTTATCAGCCCACAGACCACCGGTGAGGAAATCCGCATCGAGGCCACGCTGCGTCCACGCTACCTCCGGGAGTATGTGGGGCAGGAGAAGGCCAAGGAAAACCTGGAGATTTTCATTCAGGCCGCCCGCTCTCGCCATGAGGCACTGGATCATGTGCTGTTCTATGGGCCGCCCGGGCTCGGGAAAACGACCCTGGCCAACATCATCGCCTCGGAGATGGGAGTCAACATCAAGAGCACCTCCGGCCCGGTGATCGAAAAACCCGGCGACCTGGCGGCGATCCTGACCAATCTCGAAGAAGGCGATGTCCTCTTTATCGACGAGATACATCGCCTTTCGCCTGTGGTGGAGGAAATCCTCTATCCGGCCATGGAGGACTACCAGCTTGATATCATCATCGGCCAGGGCCCTTCGGCTCGTACCGTCAAGCTCGACATCCCCCGCTTCACCCTGGTCGGCGCCACGACTCGCGCCGGGCTGCTTTCCTCGCCGCTGCGCGACCGCTTCGGTGTCATTGCACGCCTTGAATTCTATACGCCGGAGGATCTGACCCGCATCATCCGGCGCAGCGCCGACATCCTCGAAATTGAAACCGAGGCCGACGGCGCGTACGAAATCGCGCGCCGCAGCCGCGGGACACCCCGCATCGCCAACCGGTTGCTGCGCCGCGTGCGTGATTTTGCCGAGGTCAAAGGGAAGGGTATCATCACGCACGACATCGCCGACAAGGCACTGGAGCGGCTGGAGGTCGACAAACGTGGTTTCGACCACATGGACAACCTGATTCTGCTCACCATCATCGAAAAGTTTTCAGGCGGCCCGGTCGGGCTCGACACGCTGGCGGCCGCCGTCGGGGAGGAGAAGGATACCATCGAAGAGGTGATCGAACCCTACCTGATCCAGCAGGGGTACCTCAACCGCACTCCGCGGGGACGCAAGGCCACGGCGCTGGCGTATCGCCATCTGCAGAGGCTCCCGCCCGAGAATGATCGCCAGGATGGGCTGTTTTCCTGA
- a CDS encoding epoxyqueuosine reductase QueH, whose amino-acid sequence MKVLLHMCCANCAIYPVEELRSAQHEVTGFFFNHNIHPYQEYRKRLETVQQYAEICSLPMVYRDAYLLEEFLAQVAADPAARCNYCYRSRLEETAKHAAEQGFEAFTTSLLYSRYQQHDAIASYGRQLAEEWGLTFIYEDYRRGWQQGIRTSKEMGLYRQQYCGCIYSEKDRYHPRQG is encoded by the coding sequence ATGAAGGTTCTGCTGCACATGTGCTGTGCCAATTGCGCCATCTATCCCGTCGAGGAGCTGCGCTCGGCGCAACACGAGGTCACCGGATTTTTCTTCAATCACAATATCCATCCCTATCAGGAATACCGCAAGCGTCTCGAGACGGTGCAGCAATATGCCGAGATCTGCTCCCTGCCGATGGTCTACCGGGACGCCTATCTGCTGGAGGAGTTTCTGGCCCAGGTTGCCGCTGACCCTGCAGCCCGCTGCAACTACTGCTACCGCTCTCGCCTGGAGGAAACAGCAAAGCACGCGGCCGAGCAGGGCTTTGAAGCCTTCACCACCAGCCTGCTCTATTCGCGCTACCAGCAGCATGACGCTATCGCTTCTTATGGGCGCCAGCTTGCGGAGGAATGGGGGCTGACCTTCATCTATGAGGACTATCGCCGCGGCTGGCAGCAGGGGATTCGCACGTCCAAGGAGATGGGACTTTACCGCCAGCAATACTGCGGCTGCATCTATTCTGAAAAAGATCGCTATCACCCACGGCAGGGTTAG
- a CDS encoding DUF2905 domain-containing protein, whose amino-acid sequence MSPGKSLIILGLVLVAVGLMLHFSGRIPFLGRLPGDIRIEKEDFSFYFPLGSCLLLSLVLSLLFWLFKR is encoded by the coding sequence ATGTCCCCAGGAAAGTCTCTCATCATCCTTGGTCTCGTGCTGGTCGCCGTCGGCCTGATGCTGCATTTCAGCGGTAGAATCCCTTTCCTGGGCAGATTGCCGGGAGATATTCGCATTGAGAAAGAAGACTTCTCCTTCTATTTCCCACTGGGTAGCTGTCTGCTTCTTTCATTGGTCCTGTCTCTGCTGTTCTGGCTTTTTAAACGTTGA
- a CDS encoding patatin-like phospholipase family protein, producing MPSEKSAPCIGLALGSGAARGLCHIGVLKVLEKEQIRINCLAGTSIGAFIGALYAAGMSPEQMEEVATGLDWKRLARLIDPVVPTAGLIDGAQVAEFMAKLLPARTFEELRMPLAVTATDVETGEALIIRRGNLVDALRAAIAFPGIFTPARFGDRFLIDGGLCNPVPVDAVRQLGAKNIIAVCAIPQVEKPTHETYLPPTEAPARTSKRRLPLFNTTRIEKIFGELWRARPFAGRQPPPTKPEKRPPSIFKVCAQSVAIMENQINELRLQQNHFDVLIRPEFNDLTLLEFHRAAEAIAAGEKATQDARSDLAHLRC from the coding sequence ATGCCCTCAGAAAAATCGGCTCCATGCATCGGCCTGGCCCTGGGCAGCGGTGCGGCTCGCGGTCTCTGTCATATCGGGGTGCTCAAGGTTCTTGAGAAGGAACAGATCAGAATCAACTGCCTGGCGGGCACCTCCATCGGAGCTTTTATCGGCGCACTTTACGCCGCCGGCATGTCCCCCGAACAGATGGAGGAGGTGGCAACCGGTCTGGACTGGAAGCGCCTGGCTCGCCTGATCGACCCGGTTGTGCCGACGGCAGGCCTGATTGATGGCGCTCAGGTGGCTGAGTTCATGGCGAAACTGCTCCCGGCGCGCACCTTTGAGGAGCTGCGCATGCCGCTGGCCGTCACGGCCACAGATGTTGAGACAGGAGAAGCACTGATCATCCGCCGCGGCAACCTGGTCGACGCTTTGCGCGCGGCCATCGCCTTTCCCGGCATCTTTACACCGGCCCGGTTCGGAGATCGCTTCCTGATCGACGGGGGGCTGTGCAATCCTGTCCCCGTCGATGCGGTCAGGCAACTGGGCGCTAAAAACATTATCGCCGTCTGTGCCATCCCACAGGTCGAAAAGCCCACCCACGAAACCTACCTCCCGCCGACAGAGGCGCCGGCACGGACATCAAAGCGGCGGCTTCCTCTGTTCAATACCACGCGCATCGAAAAGATTTTTGGCGAATTATGGCGGGCAAGGCCTTTCGCCGGACGGCAGCCTCCTCCAACAAAACCGGAGAAACGTCCTCCTAGCATTTTCAAAGTATGTGCGCAAAGTGTTGCCATTATGGAGAATCAGATCAATGAGCTGCGCCTGCAGCAGAACCATTTCGACGTTCTGATCCGTCCCGAATTCAATGATCTGACCCTGCTGGAGTTTCATCGCGCGGCCGAAGCGATTGCAGCCGGCGAAAAAGCGACGCAGGATGCACGCTCCGACTTGGCGCACCTGCGTTGCTGA